The stretch of DNA ACGGGCGCGGACCACTACCTGGAGGTCGGCTTCAGCGCCGGCGCGGGCAGCGTCGCCGCGGGCGGCGACTCCGGCGAGATACAGCTGCGCGTGCACAAGAGCAACTGGTCGAACTTCAACGAGGCCGACGACTACAGCCGCGGCACCAACGCGTCCTTCGCGGACGCCTCCAAGATCACCGCATATGTCGGCGGCGAGCTCGTCTGGGGGACGGCGCCGTGACGGGACGACACCTGCGCGGCGCCCTCGCCGCCACCGCCGCGGGCATCCTGCTCGCCGGGCTCGCGCTGTTCACCGGCGCGGGCCCGGCGGCGGCCGCGCCGGTCACCGACTGCACCCAGTGGGGCACCACCGAGATGCAGGGCGGCGCGTACACGTACCAGCAGAACGAGTGGAACTCCTCGGCCCGCCAGTGCGTCAGCGTGGACACCGCGACCGGCGCCTGGAAGCTGACCGAGGCGAACTTCTCGCTCACCACGGCGGGGCCGCCCGCCACCTACCCGTCCAGCTACAAGGGCTGCCACTGGGGCGCTTGCACCGCGAACAGCGGCCTGCCGATCCGGGTGAGCGAGCTGGGCAGCGCCCGGTCGACGTTCGACACCACTCAGGTCGCCTCCGGTGCCTGGAACGCCGCGTACGACCTGTGGTTCAACTCCACGCCCACCACCGACGACCAGCCGGACGGCACCGAGTTGATGATCTGGATCAACCACCGCGGCGGCGTCCAGCCCATCGGCTCCCGCACGGCGACGATCACCGCGGACGGCCGGACGTGGGACGTGTGGACCGGTCCCGGCGCCTCCGGGTGGAAGGTCATCTCGTACGTGCTGCAGGGCGGCGCCACCGCGGTGACCGACCTCGACGTGAAGCGCCTCGTCGACGACGCCACCGCACGCGGCCAGATCAACCCCGCGCACTACCTGATCGACGCCGAGGCCGGCTTCGAGATCTGGCAGGGCGGCCAGGGACTGGGCGTGAACTCCTTCTCGTTCGACGCCAGTAAGGGCTCGGGCGGCGGGGACACCACGCCGCCGACCGCGCCCCGCAACCTGCGGTCCACCGGGGCGAGTTCGTCGTCCGCCTCGCTGGCCTGGGACCCCGCCACGGACGACACCGGCGTCACGTCGTACGACGTCTACCGCGGCGGCACCCGTGTCGGCTCCACCGGCGGCACGACGTACACCGACACGGGACTGACGGCGTCCACCGCGTACAGCTACACCGTGCGCGCCCTGGACGCGGCCGGGAACGCCTCGCCGCCCGCCGGTCCGGTGAGCGTCACCACCGCACCGGGCGGTGGGTCGGGCACCGGCAATCTGAAGGTGCAGTACAAGACGAGCGATACGAGCGTCACGGACAACGCCATCGGGATGAACCTGCGGTTGGTCAACACCGGCAGCGGTGCGCAGAGTCTGAAGGACCTCGAGATCCGCTACTGGTTCGACGACTCGGCCTCCTCGTACACCACCTGGTGCGACTGGGCGCAGATCGGCTGCTCGAACCTCACCCACTCGGTGTCGACGAACGGCACGACGACCGGGGCCAACCGCTACCTGAAGGTCAACGTCACCGGCGGCACACTCGCCGCGGGCACCTCGACCGGCGACATCCAACTGCGGCTGCACCGCAGCGACTGGTCGAACCTCAACGAGGCCGACGACTACAGCCACGGCACCGCGAGCGCGTACACGGACGCACCAAAGATCGGCGTCTACTCCGGCGGCCAACTCCTGTGGGGCACCGCGCCCTGATTCACCCCCGGACACCCGGTGGCGGGAATCCTTCCCGCTGCCTCCCGCCACCGGGCCGTACCTCCGCACACCCTTATCCGATTCCGAGAGGAACACCAAGCAACGATGAACACCACCATGCACCTCAGACGCAAGAGCCGCTTCAGGAGGCTCGCGGCGCTGCTGCCGGCGCTCGCCATGGGCGCCGCGCTCAGCGTCGCGCTGCCTACCGCACCGGCCTCGGCGGCCGCGGCGGCCCGCGTCGACAACCCGTACGTGGGCGCCAAGCCGTACGTCAACCCCGACTGGTCCGCCAAGGCGAAGGCCGAGCCCGGCGGCTCCGCCATCGCCGACGAGCCCAGCTTCGTCTGGATGGACCGGATCGCCGCGATCACCGGCACCTCCAACGGCCGTGGCCTGCGCGCCCACCTCGACACCGCGCTGACGCAGGGCGCCACGCTCTTCCAGGTCGTCATCTACGACCTGCCGGGCCGCGACTGCTCCGCGCTCGCCTCCAACGGCGAGCTTAAGGCGGAGGAGCTCGGCCGGTACAAGTCGGAGTACATCGACCCGATCGCGGCGATCCTCGCCGACCCGAAGTACGCGGAACTGCGGATCTCCGCGCTGATCGAGCCGGACTCGCTGCCCAACATGGTCACCAACGCGGGCAGCGCGGCCGGCGCCACGGAGGCCTGCCGGCACGTGAAGGAGCTGGGGTCGTACCAGAAGGGCGTCGGCTACGCGCTGAACAAGCTCGGCGACATCCCCAACGTCTACAACTACATCGACGCGGGACACCACGGCTGGCTGGGCTGGGACACCAACTTCGACCCGGCGGTGGACGAGTTCAAGAAGGCCGCCACCTCCGAGGGCGCGACGGTCGACGACGTCGCCGGCTTCATCGTCAACACCGCCAACTACGGTGCGCTGAAGGAGCCGAACTTCAAGGTCACCGACTCGGTGAACGGCACCACCGTGCGCCAGGCCAAGTGGGTCGACTGGAATTACTACGTCGACGAGCTGTCCTTCGCCCAGGCGCTGCGCGACCGCCTGGTCAGCCGCGGCGGCTTCAACCCCGGCCTCGGCATGCTCATCGACACCGCCCGCAACGGCTGGGGCGGCACCGCACGACCCACAGGACCTGGCCCGCAGACCTCCGTCGACGCCTACGTCGACGGCGGCAAGGTGGACCGCCGCATCCACACCGGCAACTGGTGCAACCAGCAGGGAGCCGGAGTCGGCGAACGCCCGCGGACCGCGCCCGAGCCGGGCATCGACGCGTACGTGTGGGCCAAGCCCCCGGGCGAGTCGGACGGCAACAGCCAGCCCATCGACAACGACGAGGGCAAGGGCTTCGACCGGATGTGCGACCCGACCTATGAGGGCAACGCACGCAACGGCAACAATCCGACCGGTGCCATGGCCAACGCCCCGCTGGCCGGCCGCTGGTTCTCCGCACAGTTCCAGATGCTGCTGACCAACGCCTACCCGCCGCTGAACGGCGGTGGCGACCCGGGCCCCGACACCGAGGCGCCGAGCGTCCCGGCGGGCCTGAAGACGACGGGCGCCACCTCGTCGTCGGTGTCACTGTCCTGGACCGCCTCGACGGACAACGTGGGCGTCGCGTCGTACGACGTGTACCGCAACGGGACCCTCGTCGGCTCCACCGGCGGCACGACGTACACCGACAGCGCTCTGACCGCCTCCACCACCTACCAGTACAAGGTGCGGGCACGGGACGCCGCCGGGAACGCCTCGGCCCAGTCCGCCCAGGTCGCCGGCACGACGACTTCGGGGGGTGGGACGGGCACCGGCAACCTGAAGGTGCAGTACAAGACGAGCGATACGAGCGTCACGGACAACGCCATCGGGATGAACCTGCAGGTGGTCAACACCGGCAGCAGTGCGCAAAGCCTGAAGGACGTCGAGATCCGCTACTGGTTCGACGACTCGGCCTCCTCGTACACCACCTGGTGCGACTGGGCGCAGATCGGCTGCTCCAGCCTCACCCACTCGGTGTCGACGAACGGCACGACGACCGGCGCCAACCGCTACCTGAAGGTCAACGTCACCGACGGCACACTCGCCGCGGGCGCCTCGACCGGCGACATCCAACTGCGGCTGCACCGGGCCGACTGGTCGAACCTCAACGAAGCCGACGACTACAGCCACGGCACCGCAAGTGCATACACGGACGCACCGAAGATCGGCGTCTACTCCGGCGGCCAACTCCTGTGGGGCACCGCCCCGTAACCCGCAAGGCCTGAGGCACGTACGGCACGACGCGTCCCCGGTGCCCTTCCGCCCCGGGGGCGCCCTACTCCCCATGTTGCTTTTTCCAGTGCCAGAATGACGGCTCGCAGGCGGTGTCGAGCGGGTGGGTGGTGTACGACCACGCATGCGGTCCGTTCGTCCGGAGCGGGGGTGCAGTCGTGGCGGGCAGTCATGGGGGAGCCTCGGTGGACCGCGGGAAGGTCGCGCGGGGTGGCGGGCCGACGTCGGTGAAGATCGCGCATATCGCCGAGTTGGTGGGCGTATCGGTGCCCACGGTGTCGCGGGTGCTCAATGGCCGACCAGGGGTGTCTGGCGAAACCTGGGAGGGCGGCTGAGCGCGGCACCGGTGTCCCTGTATTCGGCCGGCTGGAGCTCGGGGGCGAGATCTGCGCCGCCTTCTACCAGCGCACTCCGTCCGGTCCCCTGAGTCTCACGTCCGCCACTCGCGAGCAGGCCGACCTACTCGCCGCTCGCCTGGCTGACCTTGGCCGCCCCCGTCCCCGGCGTCAGCGCGGACCACGGCGCCGCTACCGTTACCGCTTTCGCTTTCGCTTTCGCCGAGGCATGGCAGCGGCGTACAGGCGCGGTGCCGACACTCAGCCAACGGATCCGTCTCTACCGTCTCGGCACCATCACCCCGCCTGAGCCGCTTCCGGAGGGCACCAGTCGCGCTGTGGGCGATCAGGAGCATGAGCAACTCGTCCGATGGGTAGCTGAGTTCGTCGACACAGTCGGAGAGATCCCCGCCGTGGACATCGGCTCCTAGGCCGGCTCGCGCTACGCGGACAGGCACTTCACGTTCTGGCAGACCCCGGACGGTGCACCCGTCTCTATGGCCGCCACGACGGTGATGGTTGCAGGTACGGTCCGGGTGGAGGCCGGGTACGACTTCTCCTGGGGCGTATCAGGAGCAACTCAGGCTCGCCAGGGATGGGAGAAGCCCTCCAGCAGTGGTCCGCCGAGCAGGCCGAGCACCTGATTCACTGCAGTGGCCAACAGTCGGGGGTCGGCGTGCTCGGCTACGGCCTGGTGCCCGTCCAGCAGTGCT from Streptomyces sp. BA2 encodes:
- a CDS encoding GH12 family glycosyl hydrolase domain-containing protein, producing MTGRHLRGALAATAAGILLAGLALFTGAGPAAAAPVTDCTQWGTTEMQGGAYTYQQNEWNSSARQCVSVDTATGAWKLTEANFSLTTAGPPATYPSSYKGCHWGACTANSGLPIRVSELGSARSTFDTTQVASGAWNAAYDLWFNSTPTTDDQPDGTELMIWINHRGGVQPIGSRTATITADGRTWDVWTGPGASGWKVISYVLQGGATAVTDLDVKRLVDDATARGQINPAHYLIDAEAGFEIWQGGQGLGVNSFSFDASKGSGGGDTTPPTAPRNLRSTGASSSSASLAWDPATDDTGVTSYDVYRGGTRVGSTGGTTYTDTGLTASTAYSYTVRALDAAGNASPPAGPVSVTTAPGGGSGTGNLKVQYKTSDTSVTDNAIGMNLRLVNTGSGAQSLKDLEIRYWFDDSASSYTTWCDWAQIGCSNLTHSVSTNGTTTGANRYLKVNVTGGTLAAGTSTGDIQLRLHRSDWSNLNEADDYSHGTASAYTDAPKIGVYSGGQLLWGTAP
- a CDS encoding glycoside hydrolase family 6 protein; translation: MGAALSVALPTAPASAAAAARVDNPYVGAKPYVNPDWSAKAKAEPGGSAIADEPSFVWMDRIAAITGTSNGRGLRAHLDTALTQGATLFQVVIYDLPGRDCSALASNGELKAEELGRYKSEYIDPIAAILADPKYAELRISALIEPDSLPNMVTNAGSAAGATEACRHVKELGSYQKGVGYALNKLGDIPNVYNYIDAGHHGWLGWDTNFDPAVDEFKKAATSEGATVDDVAGFIVNTANYGALKEPNFKVTDSVNGTTVRQAKWVDWNYYVDELSFAQALRDRLVSRGGFNPGLGMLIDTARNGWGGTARPTGPGPQTSVDAYVDGGKVDRRIHTGNWCNQQGAGVGERPRTAPEPGIDAYVWAKPPGESDGNSQPIDNDEGKGFDRMCDPTYEGNARNGNNPTGAMANAPLAGRWFSAQFQMLLTNAYPPLNGGGDPGPDTEAPSVPAGLKTTGATSSSVSLSWTASTDNVGVASYDVYRNGTLVGSTGGTTYTDSALTASTTYQYKVRARDAAGNASAQSAQVAGTTTSGGGTGTGNLKVQYKTSDTSVTDNAIGMNLQVVNTGSSAQSLKDVEIRYWFDDSASSYTTWCDWAQIGCSSLTHSVSTNGTTTGANRYLKVNVTDGTLAAGASTGDIQLRLHRADWSNLNEADDYSHGTASAYTDAPKIGVYSGGQLLWGTAP
- a CDS encoding LacI family DNA-binding transcriptional regulator; this encodes MKIAHIAELVGVSVPTVSRVLNGRPGVSGETWEGG